From Fretibacterium sp. OH1220_COT-178, the proteins below share one genomic window:
- a CDS encoding phospholipid carrier-dependent glycosyltransferase yields the protein MTALEGRRSRILAVLLVLLVYLWNLGAYGLIDPDEGRYAEIPREMLESGDLVTPRLNYVKYFEKPVLHYWLTAGSFLVLGRNEFAARLVPVLCGLGGCLLTLFLARRMTGSARAGVLSALVLASSLLWFGVSRLNIIDMTLTFFFTAALFGYGMWSSEPDRSRGRPWLLLFYAGMALATLSKGLIGVVLPGGIAVLHLLFARRWRELPRIFPPSGIALYFALTVPWFWAVCRANPDFFDFFFVREHLMRYLTKVHDRYEPFWFFVPILLAGLVPWTGMLLEALHAARGKWSFLSRDSGRLLGLWVALPFLFFSLSDSKLIPYVAPCMPPLAILIGTALEALSQGRAGAVPMSRRFVILNGMVLLPLASAGVLYPVLSSRPGAGDLLAHTLPALAALLLFWGASLAMHRRRSFSLMPAVLCVLALLNAFAFSRGFEAKARLDSPRDVAALVRERGREGDRIVAYRSLMQGLSFYLGRRIVVAGTLNELEFGAAREEDPQWFIDAAQLRRLWNGPDRVLLVTKPRHAGLLASDLGREPVRLGETPGGVLFANF from the coding sequence ATGACGGCCCTGGAGGGGCGGCGCAGCCGGATCCTAGCGGTCCTGCTGGTGTTGCTCGTTTATCTTTGGAACCTGGGGGCCTACGGGCTGATCGACCCGGACGAGGGGCGCTACGCGGAGATCCCGCGCGAGATGCTCGAGTCCGGGGACCTCGTGACCCCGCGGCTGAACTACGTCAAGTACTTCGAGAAGCCGGTGCTGCACTACTGGCTGACGGCCGGGTCCTTCCTCGTCCTGGGCCGGAACGAGTTCGCCGCCCGGCTGGTGCCGGTGCTCTGCGGGCTGGGAGGCTGCCTCCTGACCCTCTTTCTCGCGAGGCGGATGACGGGCAGCGCCCGGGCCGGTGTCCTCTCCGCCCTGGTGCTGGCGAGCTCGCTCCTCTGGTTCGGGGTGTCCCGGCTCAACATCATCGACATGACGCTGACGTTCTTCTTCACGGCGGCGCTCTTCGGCTACGGGATGTGGTCCTCGGAGCCGGACCGGTCCCGCGGTCGCCCCTGGCTGCTCCTCTTCTACGCGGGGATGGCCCTGGCGACCTTGTCCAAGGGGCTGATCGGCGTGGTGCTCCCCGGCGGGATCGCCGTGCTGCACCTGCTGTTCGCACGGCGGTGGCGGGAGCTGCCCCGGATCTTTCCCCCGTCGGGGATCGCCCTCTACTTCGCGCTCACGGTGCCGTGGTTCTGGGCGGTCTGCCGCGCGAACCCCGACTTCTTCGACTTCTTCTTCGTCCGGGAACATCTGATGCGCTACCTGACCAAGGTGCACGACCGCTACGAGCCGTTCTGGTTCTTCGTCCCCATCCTTCTGGCGGGGCTCGTTCCCTGGACCGGGATGCTGCTGGAGGCCCTGCACGCGGCGCGCGGAAAGTGGAGCTTCCTCTCGCGGGACTCGGGGCGTCTCCTGGGGCTCTGGGTCGCGCTCCCGTTCCTCTTCTTCTCGCTCTCGGACTCCAAGCTGATCCCCTACGTCGCGCCCTGCATGCCCCCGCTGGCCATCCTGATCGGTACGGCGCTCGAGGCCCTGTCTCAGGGCCGTGCCGGGGCGGTGCCGATGTCCCGGCGCTTCGTCATCCTGAACGGGATGGTCCTCCTTCCGCTGGCGTCGGCGGGCGTCCTGTATCCGGTGCTGAGCTCCCGCCCCGGGGCGGGGGATCTGCTTGCCCATACGCTGCCCGCCTTGGCCGCCCTCCTGCTCTTTTGGGGCGCGTCGCTGGCGATGCACCGCCGGAGGTCGTTCTCCCTCATGCCCGCGGTCCTGTGCGTCCTGGCTCTGCTCAACGCCTTTGCGTTCTCGCGGGGCTTCGAGGCGAAGGCGCGGCTGGACTCGCCCCGTGACGTCGCGGCACTGGTCCGTGAGAGGGGCCGGGAGGGGGACCGGATCGTCGCCTACCGGTCGCTGATGCAGGGGCTCTCCTTCTACCTGGGGCGGCGCATCGTCGTCGCCGGGACTTTGAACGAGCTGGAGTTCGGCGCCGCTCGGGAGGAGGACCCCCAGTGGTTCATCGACGCCGCACAGCTGCGCAGGCTGTGGAACGGGCCGGATCGGGTGCTGCTGGTGACGAAGCCGAGGCACGCGGGCCTTCTGGCGTCGGACCTCGGCCGGGAGCCGGTGCGCCTGGGCGAGACCCCGGGCGGCGTGCTGTTCGCCAATTTTTGA
- a CDS encoding glycosyltransferase encodes MEKTDVSVIVPVYNEEESLPGLFGRLFPVLDAMERPYEVIFINDGSRDASLPLLLRQRAERPEVVRIIDFNGNFGQHMAIMAGFEASRGEIVVTLDADLQNPPEEIPRIAACIDEGHDVVGTVRSQRKDAFFRKAASRIVNRITNRITGLSLHDYGCMLRGYRRDVVDIINEAAESTTFIPALAQKFAVNPVEIDVGHSERERGESKYSLFRLIRLNFDLMTGFSLVPLQAVTMTGMLLSVLSLLFAVYMFVRRLWIGPEAEGVFTLLALNFLLMGVTIFCVGIAGEYVGRIYQEVRRRPRYVVRKVYGPQDDPGPEPGR; translated from the coding sequence ATGGAAAAAACGGACGTCTCGGTGATCGTTCCCGTCTACAACGAGGAGGAGAGCCTGCCCGGGCTGTTCGGGCGGCTCTTTCCGGTGCTGGACGCAATGGAACGCCCCTACGAGGTGATATTTATCAACGACGGCAGCCGGGACGCGTCGCTGCCCCTGTTGCTGCGTCAGCGGGCCGAACGGCCGGAGGTCGTCCGGATCATCGACTTCAACGGCAACTTCGGCCAGCACATGGCGATCATGGCGGGCTTCGAGGCTTCGAGGGGGGAGATCGTCGTCACGCTCGACGCGGACCTTCAGAACCCTCCGGAGGAGATCCCCCGCATCGCGGCCTGCATCGACGAGGGGCACGACGTCGTCGGGACGGTGCGCAGCCAGCGCAAGGACGCCTTTTTCCGGAAGGCGGCCTCCCGCATCGTCAACCGGATCACGAACCGGATCACGGGCCTCTCGCTTCACGACTACGGCTGCATGCTCCGGGGGTATCGGCGGGATGTCGTCGACATCATCAACGAGGCCGCGGAGAGCACGACCTTCATCCCCGCCCTGGCCCAGAAGTTCGCGGTCAATCCCGTGGAGATCGACGTGGGGCACAGCGAGCGGGAGCGGGGGGAGTCCAAGTACAGCCTGTTCCGCCTGATCCGGCTGAACTTCGACCTGATGACGGGGTTCTCGCTCGTGCCGCTCCAGGCGGTCACCATGACGGGGATGCTCCTGTCCGTGCTGAGCCTGCTCTTCGCCGTCTACATGTTCGTCCGCAGGCTCTGGATCGGGCCCGAGGCGGAGGGAGTGTTCACCCTTCTGGCGCTGAACTTCCTGCTGATGGGCGTCACCATCTTCTGCGTCGGCATCGCGGGGGAGTACGTGGGGCGCATCTACCAGGAGGTGCGCCGACGTCCGCGCTACGTGGTGCGGAAGGTCTATGGCCCCCAGGACGACCCGGGGCCGGAGCCCGGCCGGTGA